From the genome of Nitrosopumilus sp., one region includes:
- a CDS encoding Lrp/AsnC family transcriptional regulator — protein sequence MAGSFLLLNCKKNQEKDVIAHLQEMPEVKDIQCVDGPYDLLVKTEAPTIEELNEAITWKIRKLKNVRSTYTLKINEEATDCKDDN from the coding sequence TTGGCAGGCTCGTTTCTTTTACTAAATTGCAAGAAGAATCAGGAAAAAGATGTAATTGCACATCTACAGGAGATGCCCGAAGTCAAGGACATACAGTGTGTTGACGGGCCCTATGATCTTCTTGTAAAGACAGAAGCACCTACAATCGAGGAATTAAACGAGGCAATCACGTGGAAGATACGCAAGCTCAAGAATGTCAGGTCCACTTACACCCTCAAGATAAACGAGGAGGCAACAGACTGTAAAGATGACAATTGA
- a CDS encoding antibiotic biosynthesis monooxygenase, whose translation MAIIEKNNGLYTIILRFDTKPESQQEHLDVLIDFFESVVSMPPGLVSTNFHKSLDGTRILNYTQWESKEDWNNAIHNKEVLSHPKNPIKHAKIQVHDYGVSYTFDKK comes from the coding sequence ATGGCCATAATTGAAAAAAACAATGGCTTGTACACCATCATACTTCGTTTTGACACAAAACCAGAGTCTCAGCAAGAGCATCTGGATGTTCTCATTGACTTTTTTGAAAGCGTAGTTTCTATGCCGCCAGGACTGGTTTCCACCAACTTCCACAAGAGTCTTGATGGTACAAGAATTCTCAACTATACTCAGTGGGAAAGCAAAGAGGATTGGAATAATGCCATTCACAACAAAGAAGTTCTGAGTCATCCTAAAAACCCTATCAAGCATGCAAAAATTCAGGTTCATGATTATGGGGTATCTTATACGTTTGACAAAAAATGA
- the folE gene encoding GTP cyclohydrolase I FolE, giving the protein MDKDRVKKLVRELIIEVGEDPTREGLRETPERIANMYKEIFGGYDSDSELSVQFSEDSDVVIARDIQFYSMCEHHMLPFFGKIHIAYSPNGRVFGISKLVRLVEKYSKRLQIQERLTKNIADELHSQGVKGVVVLADAEHLCMKMRGVKNDAILSSSAFRGIFQNDDKNAGIVSMIRRQHNFV; this is encoded by the coding sequence CTGGATAAAGATAGAGTAAAAAAACTCGTTAGAGAATTAATCATCGAGGTCGGAGAAGATCCTACTCGCGAGGGATTGCGAGAAACGCCTGAAAGGATTGCGAATATGTACAAGGAAATCTTTGGAGGATATGATTCTGATTCCGAGCTATCGGTACAGTTCTCAGAAGACTCTGATGTAGTCATCGCTCGCGACATTCAGTTCTATTCCATGTGTGAGCATCACATGCTGCCATTTTTTGGTAAGATTCACATTGCCTATTCTCCAAACGGAAGGGTTTTTGGAATCTCAAAACTCGTCAGGCTTGTAGAAAAATATTCAAAAAGACTTCAAATTCAGGAACGACTGACCAAAAACATTGCTGATGAACTGCACTCCCAAGGAGTAAAGGGCGTAGTGGTTTTGGCTGATGCTGAACATCTCTGTATGAAAATGCGCGGCGTCAAAAACGATGCAATACTTTCTTCATCCGCATTTAGGGGAATTTTTCAAAATGATGATAAAAATGCCGGTATTGTTAGTATGATCAGACGTCAACATAATTTTGTGTGA
- a CDS encoding DNA starvation/stationary phase protection protein, whose amino-acid sequence MTQVNIGIAEQNRQKVAEILSSILSDEYVLYTKTRNYHWNVVGPYFNEYHETFEEQYDGLAEDVDEIAERIRSLGFKAPSTLSEFQKNSQLEEHPGEYPDANAMVSNLLGDHEKIIQTIREKVPEINGQYGDVGTEDFLVGLMEKHEKTAWMLRSIGE is encoded by the coding sequence ATGACACAAGTAAACATCGGCATAGCAGAACAAAACCGTCAAAAGGTTGCAGAAATCTTATCTTCAATTCTTTCTGACGAATACGTACTCTATACCAAGACTAGAAACTATCATTGGAACGTCGTTGGTCCTTACTTTAATGAGTATCATGAGACCTTTGAAGAACAATACGATGGATTGGCTGAAGATGTGGATGAAATCGCCGAAAGAATCAGATCATTGGGTTTTAAAGCACCCTCCACATTGAGTGAATTTCAGAAAAACTCACAACTAGAAGAGCATCCCGGGGAATATCCCGATGCAAATGCCATGGTATCGAATCTTTTAGGAGATCATGAGAAAATCATCCAGACCATTCGAGAAAAAGTTCCTGAAATTAATGGACAATATGGGGATGTTGGAACAGAGGACTTTCTTGTTGGCCTCATGGAAAAGCATGAAAAGACTGCCTGGATGTTACGATCCATCGGGGAGTGA
- a CDS encoding ArsR family transcriptional regulator, whose translation MLSNTPHSNTSEIRAKVRLALSDLCCMWILSSISKKAMTVSEISAEVGFSTSKVYRKVHLLKKANLVKVSGDISKDGCKRFRYLRKQRIID comes from the coding sequence TTGCTTTCAAACACCCCACATTCTAACACCTCTGAAATAAGGGCCAAAGTGCGACTTGCATTGTCTGATTTATGCTGCATGTGGATCTTGTCATCCATATCAAAAAAGGCAATGACAGTCAGCGAGATTAGTGCTGAAGTCGGATTTTCTACAAGTAAGGTTTACAGGAAAGTACATTTACTGAAAAAAGCAAATTTAGTAAAAGTGTCAGGAGATATTTCCAAGGACGGTTGTAAGCGTTTTAGATATCTGAGAAAGCAGAGAATCATAGATTGA
- a CDS encoding universal stress protein translates to MTKTFEHILVPYNGTTGSSKAFKKAISLAPLIHAKITVITCLEERPTFGFFKTKTSKQEFEKERKQIEQQHMHLEKSCKEHDIPFDSKIVKNGLASAKILEFARRHDVDLIMMTRTKITNTYERRHYQSTIENVLRNAQCPVLIL, encoded by the coding sequence TTGACAAAGACGTTTGAACACATTCTGGTTCCCTATAACGGTACAACAGGAAGCAGCAAGGCATTCAAAAAAGCCATCTCATTGGCACCATTGATTCACGCAAAGATTACAGTCATCACGTGCCTGGAAGAGAGGCCAACGTTTGGGTTCTTTAAGACAAAGACAAGCAAGCAGGAATTTGAAAAGGAGCGCAAGCAAATAGAACAGCAGCACATGCATCTGGAAAAATCCTGCAAAGAGCACGACATCCCATTTGACTCCAAAATCGTCAAAAACGGACTGGCATCTGCAAAGATACTAGAGTTTGCAAGACGACATGACGTTGATCTCATAATGATGACCAGGACAAAGATTACTAACACGTACGAGAGGAGGCACTACCAAAGCACAATTGAAAACGTGCTTAGGAATGCACAATGTCCGGTTTTGATCCTGTGA
- a CDS encoding ArsR family transcriptional regulator: MADFKILAKDSTLRKAILKALSDDYSRTIMNATIEKSKSVVDLVKECDIPMTTAYRRIHELEDSKILKVTGAIVTDDRKKYYLYQNRIKSIYVTFGLESLDVQIVDNEGMGTSAYW, translated from the coding sequence ATGGCCGATTTCAAAATTTTGGCAAAAGATTCCACCCTCAGAAAAGCAATTCTGAAGGCATTATCAGATGATTATTCCAGAACTATCATGAATGCCACCATAGAAAAATCAAAATCTGTGGTGGATCTTGTAAAAGAATGTGACATTCCGATGACTACTGCATATAGACGCATTCATGAATTGGAAGACAGCAAGATTCTCAAGGTTACAGGTGCAATAGTCACAGATGACAGAAAAAAATACTATCTCTATCAGAACAGAATAAAGTCCATCTATGTCACATTCGGCTTGGAATCCCTTGATGTCCAAATCGTGGATAATGAAGGAATGGGCACCAGTGCATATTGGTAA
- a CDS encoding metal-dependent transcriptional regulator gives MTIDERLFVGTSSDEHVEMYLKAMWLIKENGEAIKVSSVARLLRIRQPSVVQMMKRLDRIGYVKYKKFNITLTDKGEKIGASIVRKSRLLEVLMISHLKVKSDEKIVCGMEHHMSDEFTDSLSSILGNPATSPNGKTIPFNHDRIFPKEDC, from the coding sequence ATGACAATTGATGAAAGACTCTTTGTCGGAACATCCTCCGATGAGCATGTTGAGATGTATCTAAAGGCAATGTGGCTAATCAAAGAGAATGGCGAGGCAATCAAAGTCAGCAGCGTTGCCCGTCTGCTTAGAATTCGACAGCCAAGCGTGGTCCAGATGATGAAGCGATTGGACAGGATAGGTTATGTAAAATACAAAAAATTTAACATAACTCTAACTGACAAAGGAGAAAAAATCGGAGCAAGCATTGTCCGAAAGAGCAGACTGCTTGAGGTTCTGATGATTAGCCATCTAAAGGTCAAATCAGATGAGAAGATTGTTTGCGGGATGGAACACCACATGAGCGACGAGTTTACAGACTCTCTTTCTTCAATCCTTGGCAACCCTGCCACATCCCCCAACGGAAAGACAATTCCCTTCAATCATGACAGGATTTTCCCTAAGGAAGATTGCTGA
- a CDS encoding ATP-binding cassette domain-containing protein — protein MTSVLEVEDLSIGYNSHLAVDKISFDVQEGDLLGIVGPNGAGKTTLFRAILGLQQYSGKIKLFGFEGSKYRSLLPLIGYVPQKVAFEPNFPATVYDIVSMGVISDKKLVKGAKLIQQCGCCWNRLYEEIGNNDDKITEALETVGLESLRNRRIGELSGGELQRVFIAKSLVKDPLLLILDEPVTSVDVESQTKFYNVIKKINEKNNITIVWSSHDLDAISKYANRVACMNKKLFFHGEKEKFFSDKELLKTYTESSMQMHMHDHGMH, from the coding sequence ATGACCAGTGTACTTGAGGTAGAAGATCTCAGCATAGGTTACAACAGTCATCTGGCAGTAGACAAAATCAGTTTTGATGTGCAGGAAGGAGACCTGCTTGGGATTGTTGGACCAAATGGAGCAGGAAAGACAACATTGTTCAGGGCAATTTTGGGGCTGCAACAGTATTCTGGAAAAATCAAGCTGTTTGGATTTGAAGGCTCAAAGTACCGTTCGTTGTTGCCTTTGATTGGGTATGTGCCACAAAAGGTAGCATTTGAGCCAAACTTTCCTGCAACAGTATACGACATTGTCTCAATGGGGGTAATATCGGATAAAAAATTAGTCAAGGGAGCCAAGTTGATTCAACAGTGTGGCTGTTGCTGGAACAGATTGTATGAGGAAATTGGAAACAATGATGACAAGATAACGGAAGCCCTAGAAACAGTTGGATTGGAATCTCTGAGAAATAGGAGGATCGGTGAGCTTTCAGGAGGAGAACTACAGCGCGTATTCATTGCAAAATCTCTTGTAAAGGACCCATTACTGCTAATATTGGATGAACCAGTAACCAGCGTTGATGTTGAATCACAGACCAAATTTTATAACGTCATAAAAAAGATCAATGAAAAAAACAATATCACGATAGTGTGGTCATCTCATGACCTTGATGCAATATCAAAATATGCAAACAGGGTTGCATGTATGAATAAAAAATTATTCTTTCATGGTGAGAAAGAAAAATTTTTCTCTGACAAGGAACTTCTCAAGACATATACTGAATCATCAATGCAGATGCATATGCACGATCATGGCATGCATTGA
- a CDS encoding cytochrome oxidase assembly protein produces the protein MVIWHLALATMVVLYSLMFIGGYVSAAGLGLTCPEWPLCPDGIMPSEAYIIEWVHRLIAAVTGVLVIATMIASIINKNADRKIKVTSSLATVFVITQIVLGAMVIDLKLHAVLVAVHLGIGILLFSTVLLTAVFAFRIRVMK, from the coding sequence ATTGTGATTTGGCATCTTGCACTTGCGACAATGGTGGTTTTGTATTCTCTAATGTTTATCGGAGGATACGTTTCAGCAGCAGGTCTTGGATTGACCTGCCCTGAATGGCCTTTGTGTCCTGACGGCATAATGCCTTCCGAGGCATATATCATTGAATGGGTTCACAGGTTAATTGCAGCAGTTACAGGGGTGTTAGTCATTGCAACCATGATTGCAAGCATCATCAACAAGAATGCAGACCGTAAAATCAAGGTAACAAGCTCCCTGGCAACAGTATTTGTCATCACCCAGATTGTGCTTGGAGCCATGGTAATCGACTTGAAATTGCATGCTGTTCTGGTTGCTGTTCATTTGGGAATAGGAATCTTGCTGTTCTCAACGGTATTGCTGACTGCAGTATTTGCGTTTAGAATAAGGGTGATGAAATAA
- a CDS encoding ribbon-helix-helix protein, CopG family: protein MPIVSISLNDEILKELDKLQGSMGFTGRSEIIRAGIRTFVQEEKQKTDLKGKQNAVLIVVHADEFDDQVARIKHDFEHLIRTHLHNKIDGDRCMEMFFLDGDSKKIQSITKGFLTDRKMDTVKLVAL from the coding sequence ATGCCAATTGTTTCAATTTCTCTAAATGATGAGATACTGAAGGAACTTGACAAGCTGCAAGGATCCATGGGATTTACAGGGCGTTCTGAGATCATACGTGCGGGAATCCGGACATTTGTACAAGAAGAGAAGCAAAAAACAGATCTAAAAGGAAAACAAAATGCAGTGCTCATCGTAGTACATGCAGACGAGTTTGATGATCAGGTTGCAAGGATAAAGCATGATTTTGAACATTTGATTAGAACCCATCTTCACAACAAAATAGACGGTGATAGGTGCATGGAGATGTTTTTCTTGGACGGGGATTCTAAAAAGATACAGTCCATAACCAAGGGTTTTCTAACTGACAGAAAAATGGACACAGTAAAGCTAGTTGCGCTATAG
- a CDS encoding cupin domain-containing protein, producing MTDKIKITEPNGGKHIAIAGDINSILASKDDTGGTYSVVEAKVFPDGGPVPHIQTREYEGFYVLEGEITFTVEGKEIVAKQGTFVNVPPHVTHSFKNKTDVLAKMLIILASGGMEDLFVKVGDEVSDPTVQPSPMSDKQMKKFADALSDYGVEIKH from the coding sequence ATGACGGATAAAATAAAGATCACAGAACCCAACGGCGGAAAGCACATTGCCATTGCAGGGGACATCAACAGCATCCTGGCATCAAAAGATGATACCGGTGGAACCTATAGCGTTGTAGAGGCCAAAGTATTTCCTGATGGCGGTCCTGTTCCTCACATTCAAACTCGCGAGTACGAGGGATTCTACGTACTAGAAGGCGAAATAACATTTACTGTGGAGGGAAAGGAAATCGTTGCAAAACAAGGAACCTTTGTCAATGTCCCACCACATGTGACTCACAGTTTCAAAAACAAGACAGATGTCTTGGCAAAGATGCTGATAATCTTGGCATCTGGAGGAATGGAGGATCTGTTTGTCAAAGTTGGTGACGAGGTTTCAGATCCCACAGTTCAGCCTTCACCGATGTCTGATAAGCAGATGAAAAAATTTGCTGATGCTTTATCGGATTATGGTGTGGAAATCAAACATTAA
- a CDS encoding iron chelate uptake ABC transporter family permease subunit, translating to MVLEALSYTFVQKALVSGIAVALICSFMGTFLVLRRYSLFGDGIAHVAFGGISVGLFLGVFPLWTAFIVSILGGLGLQKLRQSTQISGDSAVAVVLVSGLAIGVILVSSSGGFSVDLFSFLFGSILLISNEDTLMILVISAAIIATLTVMQKQFLHLTFNEEQAKIAGLPVTLLNYAFVILASITVVTSMRLVGILMISALIVIPNIAAMTFGKGFKKTVGISMFISVISVVSGILLSYYYNVAPSGTIVMIAVAILIGVLVARSAGLISKIEIKKQPQTTHNS from the coding sequence ATGGTTCTTGAGGCACTCTCTTATACATTCGTACAAAAGGCACTAGTTTCGGGAATTGCGGTTGCTCTGATTTGTTCTTTTATGGGAACGTTTCTTGTGTTAAGACGATATTCTCTGTTTGGTGATGGGATAGCCCACGTTGCATTTGGAGGAATTTCGGTCGGTTTGTTTTTGGGTGTGTTTCCATTGTGGACTGCATTCATCGTATCGATTCTTGGAGGACTAGGACTGCAAAAGCTCAGACAAAGCACTCAGATATCTGGAGATTCTGCAGTTGCAGTAGTGCTGGTTTCAGGATTGGCCATAGGTGTAATTTTGGTGAGTTCTTCTGGAGGTTTTTCAGTGGATTTGTTTAGCTTTTTGTTTGGAAGTATCTTGCTCATTAGCAATGAAGATACCTTGATGATTCTTGTAATCAGTGCAGCAATTATTGCCACCCTGACAGTCATGCAAAAACAATTTCTCCACCTTACATTCAACGAGGAACAGGCAAAAATTGCAGGACTGCCAGTCACCTTGTTAAACTATGCATTTGTGATACTGGCATCCATAACGGTTGTAACGTCAATGAGGTTGGTTGGAATCCTGATGATATCTGCACTTATTGTCATACCAAACATCGCTGCGATGACGTTTGGCAAAGGTTTCAAAAAGACAGTCGGCATATCTATGTTTATTTCCGTCATATCTGTGGTGAGTGGAATTCTTTTATCATACTATTACAATGTTGCACCCTCAGGAACGATAGTTATGATTGCAGTTGCAATTCTCATAGGAGTTCTTGTTGCAAGATCTGCCGGACTCATATCAAAAATAGAGATAAAGAAACAACCCCAGACGACGCATAACAGCTGA
- a CDS encoding methyltransferase domain-containing protein, translating to MGFFDTENGVEQYIKMAEGYDGAELIKILQKYLPENSTVLELGIGPGKDVNILKKSYEVTGSDNSQVFLDKYKKNHPNKDLLLLDAVTIQTDRKFDCIYSNKVLHHLTKEDLTKSLQRQNDVLGPNGIAFHSFWKGNKVEEMEGLLFTYYETEDLKKITESNFDVLAMETYAEMEKDDSIYVVLRIR from the coding sequence ATGGGATTTTTTGACACTGAAAATGGAGTGGAGCAATACATCAAGATGGCTGAAGGCTATGACGGTGCAGAACTGATCAAGATACTGCAAAAATATTTGCCTGAAAATTCAACTGTTTTGGAACTCGGAATAGGGCCAGGAAAGGATGTGAATATTCTGAAGAAATCATATGAAGTGACAGGATCAGACAATTCTCAAGTTTTTCTGGACAAATACAAGAAGAACCATCCAAACAAAGATCTTCTGTTACTTGATGCCGTAACCATACAAACAGACAGAAAATTCGACTGCATATACTCTAACAAGGTGTTGCACCATCTAACCAAAGAAGACCTGACAAAATCCCTTCAAAGACAAAACGATGTGTTGGGTCCAAATGGAATTGCATTTCATTCTTTTTGGAAAGGAAATAAAGTCGAAGAAATGGAAGGTCTGCTTTTCACGTATTATGAGACTGAAGATCTGAAGAAAATTACAGAATCCAATTTTGATGTGTTAGCCATGGAAACATATGCAGAAATGGAAAAAGATGATTCAATCTATGTTGTATTGAGAATTAGATGA
- a CDS encoding transcriptional regulator yields MGDRRGRLEIYHDILSAIKKDSQNNEKISPTRVQFKSNLSYDKLKQFVSEMSKKELLVDEVTMKITDSGKKFYDEYAEIRTMIKKLCDDVFTAD; encoded by the coding sequence ATGGGTGATAGGCGAGGCAGGCTAGAAATTTATCATGACATTTTGTCTGCGATTAAGAAGGATTCCCAAAACAATGAAAAAATATCTCCGACTCGAGTTCAATTCAAAAGTAATCTTTCCTATGACAAACTAAAACAATTTGTGTCTGAGATGTCTAAAAAAGAACTCCTGGTTGATGAAGTAACAATGAAAATAACAGATTCTGGAAAGAAGTTCTATGATGAATATGCAGAGATCAGAACAATGATCAAAAAATTATGTGATGACGTATTTACGGCAGACTGA
- a CDS encoding DUF302 domain-containing protein produces MSFTYTVKKQKNIDDVIATITENLKEIGFGVLETLDFKKILSDKGLEFLNSYNLMEVCHPSLAKQVLEANPDLGLLLPCTIAIYQKDNENFISLARPTSLLFMASDKSLNFSGEEIETNLIKVIENTKQ; encoded by the coding sequence ATGAGTTTCACATACACGGTAAAAAAACAAAAAAACATTGATGATGTTATTGCAACAATTACTGAGAATCTCAAAGAGATTGGATTCGGGGTATTGGAGACCTTGGACTTTAAGAAAATATTGTCTGATAAGGGATTAGAATTCTTAAATAGTTACAATCTGATGGAGGTATGCCACCCCAGTCTTGCAAAGCAGGTGCTGGAAGCCAATCCAGATCTGGGACTGTTGTTGCCATGTACTATTGCAATTTATCAAAAGGACAATGAGAACTTCATTAGCTTAGCGAGACCAACATCTTTACTTTTCATGGCATCTGATAAAAGTCTCAACTTTTCGGGAGAAGAAATTGAGACCAACCTCATCAAAGTTATAGAGAATACAAAGCAGTAA
- a CDS encoding tetratricopeptide repeat protein, with protein MTNSKMQKTDILLEKIQNFIVQKRFKQAIKVCDVLLKTDKKNFHANANKANILAEIGFYNKSIPYFYRALQSMPDDPFVLFNLATTLYDLEKYGEAIQLFDKVIAIRPRNVDAICNKANALVALGKHTQAISIYNNALKIFPEDIVVLNNKGIVFAGKSRHKDAIKCFETALKVSPVDVDTLCNKGNSLAEIGNFSESAACFESALEINPQDYDARFRLGIAYSHTCRPKEAILCFNQVLKKDHSHTDAWINKGMAHIALKRYRQAILCFDKALQADKYSFEAAYHKSQSLVQVGRHTQAISLLRKIVKSNKVHPHQHGKPHMSIKNKILKDKYLTKLQNDKGFLSFISNLP; from the coding sequence ATGACTAATTCCAAGATGCAAAAAACCGATATCCTTCTTGAAAAAATTCAGAATTTTATTGTGCAAAAAAGATTCAAGCAAGCAATAAAGGTTTGCGATGTTCTTCTCAAAACAGACAAGAAGAACTTTCATGCAAACGCAAACAAGGCAAACATTCTAGCAGAGATTGGGTTTTACAATAAATCAATACCGTACTTCTACAGAGCACTGCAATCAATGCCTGATGATCCTTTTGTTTTGTTTAACCTTGCGACAACACTGTACGATCTGGAAAAATATGGGGAGGCAATACAACTTTTTGATAAAGTGATAGCGATACGGCCAAGAAATGTTGATGCGATATGTAACAAGGCAAACGCACTTGTAGCCCTTGGCAAACACACGCAGGCAATATCCATTTACAATAATGCATTAAAAATTTTCCCGGAAGACATAGTCGTACTAAACAACAAGGGAATAGTCTTTGCAGGAAAATCAAGACATAAAGATGCAATAAAATGCTTTGAGACTGCACTGAAGGTCAGCCCTGTAGATGTAGACACCTTGTGCAACAAAGGAAATTCTTTGGCAGAGATTGGAAATTTCAGTGAATCAGCAGCATGTTTTGAGTCCGCCCTTGAAATCAATCCTCAAGACTATGATGCACGATTTAGGTTGGGAATTGCCTACAGCCATACATGCAGGCCAAAAGAAGCGATACTGTGCTTTAATCAAGTTCTAAAAAAGGATCATTCCCATACAGATGCCTGGATAAACAAGGGAATGGCCCATATTGCATTAAAAAGATACAGGCAGGCAATACTATGCTTTGATAAAGCATTGCAGGCAGACAAGTACAGCTTTGAGGCCGCATATCACAAGTCTCAGAGCCTTGTACAAGTTGGAAGGCATACGCAGGCCATATCGCTACTCAGGAAAATTGTAAAAAGTAACAAAGTTCACCCACATCAGCACGGAAAGCCACACATGTCGATAAAGAACAAAATTCTCAAAGATAAATATTTAACAAAACTACAAAATGATAAAGGCTTTCTTTCTTTTATCAGCAATCTTCCTTAG
- a CDS encoding DUF1264 domain-containing protein: MKRNSLMAFALLAVTLSVVTVSITDFQDAEAAKASGTNTPKYGSATKDKVCGDRLCSEIPSEERKQTSSIKSSESGSASSSETTTADIDTLVDRMDSVHQKHMSQMTQMWQTMTSDEQSKMIQKMEQMIGHMETMDMSKYTSEMEGMMKMDGKHHDKKMMKTPSEPRYNEVLNPRQVDYPNTLGFSDLHIHAIRHLDVNQSHGTADHLLQTIVHHHCKVYDDNTAACLLFPYGMTDQDKPYGIEYVITTDQYNELPEEEKQYWHYHKTEFPRALADFPELNAEELAEVGPMLDETYGKVFYFWNYGDTYPIGEPYVLVVQDIPDQ; encoded by the coding sequence ATGAAAAGAAATTCGCTGATGGCATTTGCACTTTTGGCAGTGACGTTATCCGTAGTTACAGTATCGATTACAGATTTCCAAGATGCAGAAGCTGCCAAAGCCTCAGGCACAAATACTCCAAAATACGGTTCGGCTACCAAAGACAAGGTTTGCGGGGACAGGTTATGTTCTGAGATTCCATCTGAGGAGAGAAAACAGACTTCGTCGATCAAATCATCTGAATCTGGTTCAGCATCATCTTCTGAAACCACAACAGCAGATATTGACACACTCGTGGACAGAATGGATTCAGTTCACCAGAAACACATGTCACAAATGACACAGATGTGGCAAACCATGACTTCCGACGAACAATCTAAAATGATCCAGAAAATGGAGCAGATGATTGGACATATGGAAACAATGGACATGTCAAAGTACACGTCTGAAATGGAAGGCATGATGAAAATGGATGGCAAGCATCATGATAAAAAAATGATGAAAACACCATCAGAACCACGCTACAACGAAGTACTCAATCCAAGACAGGTTGACTATCCTAACACTCTGGGATTCAGTGACCTGCACATCCATGCAATCAGACATCTTGACGTAAATCAGTCACACGGAACTGCTGATCATTTGTTGCAAACGATAGTCCATCATCATTGTAAAGTATATGATGACAATACTGCGGCATGTCTGCTATTCCCATATGGAATGACTGACCAAGACAAACCATACGGCATCGAATACGTCATTACCACTGACCAATACAACGAACTGCCTGAAGAAGAGAAACAATATTGGCATTATCACAAGACAGAGTTTCCAAGAGCACTAGCTGATTTTCCCGAACTTAACGCTGAGGAACTAGCTGAAGTCGGGCCAATGTTAGATGAGACATACGGCAAAGTGTTCTACTTTTGGAACTATGGTGATACATACCCAATAGGCGAACCATACGTCCTAGTCGTACAGGATATTCCTGATCAATAA
- a CDS encoding TATA box-binding protein gives MTKNKPQISIVNVVSSVKIDQELNLVEITKKIPTVEYHPDQFPGIVFRLNNPRATMLIFRTGNMVCTGATSEDLSIKAVDVVIQKLRKAKIKIKNKPKVKIQNIVSAINLESRVNIEQAARTIPRSMYEPEQFPAMIHRMLDPKTVILIFATGKLICVGARHERDVYRSVNQIHSLLEEKNLMEYD, from the coding sequence ATGACAAAAAATAAACCCCAAATTTCAATTGTCAACGTGGTATCTTCTGTAAAAATTGATCAAGAATTGAATCTTGTGGAAATCACAAAAAAAATTCCAACCGTTGAGTATCACCCAGATCAGTTTCCGGGAATAGTTTTTAGATTAAATAATCCTAGAGCCACAATGTTGATTTTTCGAACTGGGAACATGGTATGCACTGGAGCAACATCTGAAGATTTGTCGATAAAAGCCGTAGACGTGGTGATTCAAAAGCTAAGAAAAGCCAAGATCAAAATAAAAAACAAACCCAAAGTCAAAATACAAAATATTGTTTCAGCAATCAACTTGGAGAGTAGAGTCAACATAGAGCAGGCAGCCAGAACGATTCCCAGAAGCATGTACGAGCCAGAGCAATTTCCGGCAATGATTCACAGAATGCTTGATCCCAAAACGGTGATTTTGATTTTTGCAACAGGCAAATTAATCTGTGTGGGTGCAAGACATGAAAGAGACGTATATCGTTCAGTCAATCAAATTCACAGTTTACTTGAAGAGAAGAATTTGATGGAATATGATTAG